One genomic region from Planctomycetia bacterium encodes:
- a CDS encoding NAD-dependent epimerase/dehydratase family protein, with product MSNRQLVTGATGLLGSHLAEQLIQAGHQVRALVRPGSETAFLRQIGVECSPGDLSDRESIHRAMQGVDTVYHAAAKVGDWGTRQEFEQYTITGTENVAQACMKAGIRRLVHVSSTSAYGHPSWDAAAIDESCPLGDQFWVWDDYTRAKVEAEKMLWKMFEEQKLPLTIVRPSWLYGPRDRLTVNRMYHSLRLRKARIIGAGNNRMNTVYAGSVAHCCVLAAASDQALGQAYNATCDGAVTQREWFDLWAEAFQLPKPTATVPYALAFRAALFLEALYRMSGSSKPPYITRYAVWLLGRPTFYVTGKAERELGWKPVVTYAEGVRRTVEWYQSQSK from the coding sequence ATGTCAAACAGGCAATTAGTAACAGGTGCAACGGGTTTGCTTGGCTCCCACCTGGCAGAACAACTGATTCAGGCAGGCCATCAGGTTCGGGCACTTGTACGACCTGGCAGCGAAACTGCCTTCCTCCGTCAGATCGGTGTTGAGTGTTCTCCAGGCGATTTAAGCGATAGGGAAAGCATTCATCGTGCCATGCAGGGAGTCGATACCGTCTATCATGCCGCTGCCAAGGTAGGCGACTGGGGCACCCGTCAGGAATTCGAGCAATATACCATTACCGGTACCGAGAATGTAGCTCAAGCCTGCATGAAGGCAGGCATCCGACGATTGGTCCACGTCAGTTCGACCAGCGCCTATGGCCATCCATCGTGGGATGCTGCTGCCATAGATGAAAGCTGCCCGCTCGGAGATCAATTCTGGGTTTGGGATGACTACACCCGTGCCAAGGTTGAAGCCGAGAAAATGCTCTGGAAAATGTTCGAGGAGCAGAAACTACCGTTGACCATCGTTCGCCCCAGCTGGCTTTATGGACCTCGCGACAGACTGACAGTTAACCGCATGTATCATTCGTTAAGACTCCGGAAAGCGCGAATTATTGGTGCAGGAAATAACCGCATGAACACGGTCTATGCAGGAAGCGTTGCCCATTGCTGCGTGCTCGCAGCGGCAAGCGACCAAGCGTTAGGCCAGGCCTACAACGCCACCTGCGATGGTGCCGTCACGCAGCGTGAATGGTTTGACCTGTGGGCTGAAGCGTTCCAGTTGCCCAAACCCACTGCAACCGTGCCTTACGCCCTGGCATTCCGGGCGGCGCTTTTTCTGGAAGCCCTGTACCGCATGAGCGGCTCCAGCAAGCCACCTTACATCACCCGCTACGCAGTCTGGCTCTTGGGCAGGCCAACGTTCTACGTGACAGGGAAAGCAGAGCGGGAACTGGGCTGGAAACCTGTAGTCACCTATGCCGAAGGTGTCAGAAGAACGGTTGAGTGGTATCAATCGCAAAGCAAATAA